A genomic region of Catalinimonas niigatensis contains the following coding sequences:
- a CDS encoding SRPBCC domain-containing protein, whose translation MKELKTEIILNAPKEQIWKVLTDFPNYGSWNPFIVSIEGKPVLHCRLKNTLMSKGKPMVFTPIVTRLEEKHAFEWLGSGLLGTFKGRHYFILEDIGNGQTKLIHGEKFSGLLSGPVLKMIGDDTLLNFQSMNKALKARIEQEV comes from the coding sequence ATGAAAGAACTCAAAACCGAAATCATCCTGAATGCTCCCAAAGAACAAATCTGGAAAGTATTGACCGACTTCCCAAACTATGGCTCCTGGAACCCTTTTATCGTCTCCATTGAAGGCAAGCCAGTACTTCACTGCCGACTCAAAAATACCCTGATGAGTAAAGGCAAGCCTATGGTCTTTACCCCTATAGTCACTCGCCTGGAAGAGAAGCACGCCTTTGAATGGTTAGGCTCCGGCTTATTGGGCACCTTCAAAGGAAGACATTACTTTATCCTGGAAGACATCGGCAACGGACAAACCAAACTGATCCACGGAGAGAAGTTTAGTGGTTTGCTCAGTGGCCCCGTACTCAAAATGATTGGCGACGATACCTTACTTAACTTCCAAAGTATGAACAAAGCCCTGAAAGCCAGGATAGAGCAGGAGGTTTAG
- a CDS encoding Crp/Fnr family transcriptional regulator, which produces MIFDNFWTFTAQFVSFSSQEKEQIKRQFTIRDVPKHHVLIDIGQVADEIYFINKGCMRFYYLTEEGEEVTGFIFLENMMAGSSESFFSRIPSSQVVETLEESELLVVTHNSLEQLYSSVPKMNILVRKILEQRMAFAQKVVASLIIHKPQDRYSSYQQLHPDLENRIPQHILASYMGITPVSLSRIRKRLSKGE; this is translated from the coding sequence ATGATCTTTGATAATTTCTGGACATTTACCGCTCAGTTTGTCTCCTTTTCCAGCCAGGAAAAAGAACAGATCAAGCGACAGTTTACCATCCGGGATGTGCCCAAACATCATGTACTCATTGACATTGGGCAGGTAGCTGATGAAATCTATTTTATCAATAAAGGCTGCATGCGTTTTTATTACCTTACCGAAGAGGGTGAGGAAGTCACCGGCTTTATCTTTCTGGAAAATATGATGGCAGGCTCCTCCGAAAGCTTCTTCTCCCGTATTCCCAGCAGCCAGGTGGTAGAAACTTTAGAAGAGAGTGAACTTCTGGTAGTCACCCATAACAGTCTGGAACAACTCTATTCCAGTGTACCAAAGATGAATATACTCGTCAGGAAGATACTGGAACAAAGAATGGCTTTTGCGCAGAAAGTAGTGGCTTCCCTGATCATCCATAAGCCTCAGGACCGATACAGCAGTTATCAGCAATTGCATCCCGACCTGGAAAACCGTATCCCCCAACATATCCTCGCCAGTTATATGGGCATCACTCCGGTCTCATTAAGCCGAATCCGTAAAAGACTGAGCAAGGGGGAGTAA
- a CDS encoding DUF2971 domain-containing protein gives MPNQVFLNQHNLVVYNPYTDILYKYVCLDTAKKIIENTTLKFGLADDFNDPFELTLDSIEIKTSRQDLKNFINRRHRGQERERRNMFLSNRNADSRKEFDEIIKREFQRLKNTTGICCFSGQNDIALMWSHYADNHKGICLGFRHFMQTKEFFVIHVNYIKELKPIKYWGSKEELFPIWIFSKSHVWEYEEEIRAIFFDANGFIPFEKKQLCEVHFGLRTKENQKNEFKNLLTVKGYEDISLYNMQVDAKNFGIKRIPY, from the coding sequence ATGCCAAATCAAGTTTTCCTTAATCAACATAACCTTGTTGTTTATAATCCTTACACTGATATACTTTACAAATATGTCTGTTTAGACACTGCCAAAAAAATCATAGAAAACACAACCTTAAAATTTGGTTTAGCAGATGATTTCAATGACCCTTTTGAATTGACTTTAGACTCTATAGAGATTAAAACTTCAAGGCAAGACTTAAAAAATTTCATCAACAGACGACATCGTGGTCAGGAAAGAGAGAGAAGGAATATGTTTCTCAGCAATAGAAACGCAGACTCACGTAAAGAATTTGATGAAATAATTAAACGTGAATTTCAAAGACTCAAGAATACCACAGGAATTTGCTGTTTCTCAGGGCAAAATGATATTGCTTTGATGTGGAGCCATTATGCTGATAACCATAAGGGCATATGTCTAGGCTTTCGGCATTTCATGCAGACTAAAGAATTCTTTGTAATTCATGTTAATTACATCAAAGAATTAAAACCAATAAAATATTGGGGCTCAAAAGAAGAATTATTTCCCATTTGGATTTTCAGTAAATCTCATGTTTGGGAATATGAGGAGGAAATTAGGGCTATTTTCTTTGACGCAAACGGCTTCATACCCTTTGAAAAGAAACAATTATGTGAAGTGCATTTTGGTTTAAGAACAAAGGAAAACCAAAAGAATGAATTTAAAAACCTTCTAACAGTAAAGGGTTACGAAGATATATCATTATACAACATGCAAGTAGATGCCAAGAATTTTGGCATTAAAAGAATTCCTTATTGA